A window from Saccharomyces eubayanus strain FM1318 chromosome XIV, whole genome shotgun sequence encodes these proteins:
- the NCE103 gene encoding carbonate dehydratase NCE103, whose protein sequence is MSAIDSSSIFTLSHDSNLQDILDANVKWASQMNIVQPTLFPDHNGKGQSPHTLFIGCSDSRYNENCLGVLPGEVFTWKNVANICHSEDLTLKATLEFAIICLKVNKVIICGHTDCGGIKTCLTNQREALPKANCSHLYEYLDDIDTMYHEQSQNLVHLETEREKSHYLSHCNVKRQFGRIIENTTVQTAVQNGQLQVYGLLYNVEDGLLQTVSTYSNAIPK, encoded by the coding sequence ATGAGCGCTATCGACTCCTCTTCAATCTTCACACTGAGCCACGACTCAAATCTACAAGACATTTTGGACGCTAACGTCAAGTGGGCTTCCCAGATGAACATTGTTCAACCAACCTTGTTCCCGGATCATAATGGTAAGGGCCAGTCCCCTCATACACTTTTTATCGGCTGCTCCGATTCGCGCTACAACGAAAACTGTCTAGGCGTTCTGCCCGGTGAAGTGTTCACCTGGAAAAACGTTGCTAATATATGCCATTCAGAGGACTTGACTTTGAAGGCCACTCTAGAGTTCGctattatttgtttgaaagTGAACAAGGTCATCATCTGTGGCCATACCGACTGTGGCGGTATAAAGACATGTTTGACTAACCAAAGAGAAGCGCTACCCAAGGCAAACTGTTCACACCTATACGAGTACTTGGATGACATCGACACCATGTACCATGAACAGTCGCAAAACCTAGTACATTTGGAAACAGAGCGCGAGAAGTCTCATTACTTGTCCCATTGCAACGTCAAGAGACAGTTTGGCAGAATTATCGAAAACACCACCGTGCAAACTGCGGTACAGAATGGCCAATTGCAAGTGTACGGTCTGCTGTACAACGTAGAGGATGGTCTACTGCAAACCGTCAGCACATATTCAAACGCCATCCCAAAATAA
- the IDH1 gene encoding isocitrate dehydrogenase (NAD(+)) IDH1 produces MLNRTIAKRSLATAAQAEHMLPKKYGGRFTVTLIPGDGVGKEVTDSVKTIFEAENIPIDWETINIKQTDHKEGVHEAVESLRRNKIGLKGLWHTPADQTGHGSLNVALRKQLDIYANVALFKSLKGVKTRIPDIDLIVIRENTEGEFSGLEHESVPGVVESLKIMTKPKTERIARFAFDFAKKYNRKAVTAVHKANIMKLGDGLFRNIITEIGKTEYPDIDVSSIIVDNASMQAVAKPHQFDVLVTPSMYGTILGNIGAALIGGPGLVAGANFGRDYAVFEPGSRHVGLDIKGQNVANPTAMILSSALMLNHLGLNEYATRISKAVHETIAEGKHTTRDIGGSSSTTDFTNEIINKLSTM; encoded by the coding sequence ATGCTTAACAGAACGATTGCCAAGAGATCTTTAGCTACCGCTGCTCAAGCGGAGCACATGCTGCCCAAGAAGTACGGTGGCCGTTTCACCGTCACTTTGATTCCAGGTGATGGTGTCGGGAAAGAAGTCACTGACTCAGTGAAGACTATCTTCGAGGCCGAAAATATTCCAATTGACTGGGAAACCATAAATATCAAACAAACAGACCACAAGGAGGGCGTCCACGAGGCCGTCGAGTCTCTAAGGAGAAACAAGATCGGCCTTAAAGGGTTATGGCACACTCCTGCAGACCAAACAGGCCATGGCTCATTAAACGTCGCCTTGCGTAAACAGCTAGACATCTACGCCAATGTAGCTCTTTTCAAGTCTTTGAAAGGTGTCAAGACCAGAATTCCGGACATAGATTTGATCGTCATCAGAGAAAACACCGAAGGTGAGTTCTCAGGCCTGGAACACGAGTCTGTCCCCGGTGTGGTAGAGTCCTTGAAGATCATGACCAAGCCCAAGACGGAAAGAATCGCCAGATTCGCCTTTGATTTCGccaaaaaatacaacagAAAGGCTGTTACCGCTGTGCATAAGGCAAATATCATGAAATTAGGTGACGGTCTTTTCAGAAACATAATCACCGAAATCGGCAAGACAGAGTACCCTGACATCGACGTCTCGTCCATCATCGTTGACAACGCCTCCATGCAGGCCGTGGCCAAACCTCACCAGTTCGATGTCCTGGTCACCCCTTCAATGTACGGTACTATCTTGGGTAACATCGGTGCCGCCTTAATTGGTGGTCCAGGTTTGGTAGCCGGTGCTAACTTCGGCAGAGACTACGCCGTTTTCGAACCAGGTTCCAGACACGTTGGTCTGGACATCAAGGGCCAAAACGTGGCCAACCCAACCGCTATGATCCTTTCCTCCGCCCTAATGTTAAACCACTTGGGTTTGAACGAATATGCTACTAGAATCTCAAAGGCCGTTCACGAAACTATTGCAGAAGGTAAGCACACCACTAGAGATATCGGCGGTTCTTCCTCCACTACTGATTTCACCAATGAGATCATTAACAAGTTATCTACCATGTAA
- the GPI15 gene encoding phosphatidylinositol N-acetylglucosaminyltransferase GPI15, with amino-acid sequence MISEEYEFGKVSILNRRKYTLIIDEDTNGSFIRFTVLPESSLKLRKSKRNERVEVKMGVQYHRIALMLLSNVVFYGICVGTRLLEYISEIFGLRTWTNCQTIIIMGLFALCTVMFVREPSVETVTIFKGTGLQLSRVNGIVVFPQKWNRRLFERVEFISNDRIIDVVINEGFYRGFQVIFYLAAIVRNASKLKLLFPSNLPNIDDQRLIYNISRKYLNERAKPLHRPKD; translated from the exons ATGATCAGTGAAGAGTATGAATTCGGTAAAGTTAGTATACTAAACAGAAGAAAGTATACGTTAATCATTGATGAGGATACGAATGGTAGTTTTATAAGATTCACGGTTTTGCCTGAATCTAGTTTGAAACTAAGGAAATCTAAGCGGAATGAAAGAGTGGAAGTTAAAATGGGTGTGCAATATCACCGAATTGCACTTATGTTATTATCAAATGTGGTTTTTTATGGAATTTGTGTGGGGACAAGATTGCTTGAGTATATTAGTGAGATTTTTGGATTAAGAACTTGGACAAATTGCCAGACTATTATTATAATGGGTTTATTTGCCCTGTGCACAGTCATGTTTGTGAGAGAACCAAGTGTGGAGACGGTAACGATTTTCAAAGGAACTGGGCTACAATTGTCCAGAGTGAACGGGATAGTTGTTTTCCCCCAAAAGTGGAATCGAAGGCTTTTTGAACGAGTGGAGTTTATATCCAATGACAGAATCATTGACGTTGTGATTAACGAAGGGTTTTATCGTGGATTCCAAGTAATATTTTACCTTGCAGCGATTGTGCGTAATGCATCTAAACTGAAACTTTTATTTCCA TCAAATTTACCTAACATTGATGACCAACGGTTAATATACAATATATCTAGGAAGTACCTGAACGAGCGGGCGAAGCCGTTGCATAGACCAAAAGATTAA
- the BDP1 gene encoding transcription factor TFIIIB subunit BDP1 yields the protein MSSIVNKSGTRFAPKIRQRRIATSGTPTPKPRTPQLFMPESKEIDIDNSDNDKATDTKKASEVEEHFLEGSTLATSARNDDELEENEGPVDASTQKPTSNIIEESEKLQLAPTQTQREQKRSRSSRLASLSKDSESRPSFKPSFLDSSGNNNGPARRLSTISSKVPKKIRLGSITENDLNLKTFKRHRVLGKPSSTKKSASAHRISIVSKIAPPTAMNDSVDKSESSPESILLAGANENENYVISKVKDIPKKVRDGESAKYLIDEENFTMAELCKPSFPIGQVSENFEKSKMAKKAKLEKRKHLRELRMRARQEFKPLQSLTKEEQQEEEEKRKEERNKVFNADIPESDRKAHTAIQLKLNADGTMAIDEETMVVDRHKNASIENDYKEKVDENPFANLYNYGSYGRNSYTDPWTVEEMIKFYKSLSMWGTDFNLISQLYPYRSRRQVKAKFVNEEKKHPILIELALRSKLPPNFDEYCYETKRDIDTVANFNEKLVELQNEHEQHMKEIEEAKNTAKEEDQTTQRLNDANLNKKGSGGIMTNDLKVYRKTEVVLGTIDDLKRKKRQEKDANGNEDNEGSGAESEVD from the coding sequence ATGAGTAGTATTGTGAATAAAAGTGGCACACGTTTTGCGCCCAAAATCAGGCAACGTAGAATAGCTACTAGTGGAACGCCGACACCAAAACCAAGAACGCCTCAGCTGTTCATGCCTGAGAGTAAAGAAATCGACATTGACAATAGTGATAATGACAAAGCTACTGATACCAAGAAGGCTTCAGAAGTAGAAGAGCACTTTTTAGAAGGCTCTACATTAGCTACCAGTGCCAGAAATGACGATGAGTTAGAAGAGAATGAAGGGCCTGTTGATGCTTCCACCCAAAAGCCTACATCGAACATTATAGAAGAGAGCGAGAAACTGCAACTAGCACCTACCCAAACACAACGTGAACAAAAGAGATCGAGGTCGAGTAGGTTAGCCTCATTGAGTAAAGATAGCGAAAGTCGCCCAAGTTTCAAGCCATCGTTCTTGGATTCTTCaggtaataataatggtCCTGCTCGACGTCTATCCACAATATCCAGTAAGGTTCCGAAGAAAATAAGGTTAGGAAGTATTACAGAAAATGATTTAAActtgaaaactttcaaaaggCATAGAGTATTGGGAAAACCATCGTCGACTAAAAAATCGGCAAGTGCACACAGGATTAGTATTGTCTCCAAAATTGCACCACCTACCGCAATGAATGATTCTGTAGACAAGAGTGAATCTTCACCCGAAAGTATTCTTTTGGCAGGAGccaatgaaaatgaaaactaCGTAATCAGTAAAGTTAAAGATATTCCTAAAAAAGTAAGGGACGGAGAGTCTGCCAAATATCTTATTGACGAAGAGAATTTTACGATGGCTGAGTTATGCAAACCATCTTTCCCTATTGGCCAAGTATCAGAGAACTTTGAGAAATCTAAAATGGCTAAAAAGGCTAAAttagagaaaagaaaacatctTAGGGAGTTAAGGATGCGTGCACGTCAAGAATTCAAACCTTTGCAATCGTtgacaaaagaagaacagcaagaagaagaggagaaaagaaaggaagagAGAAATAAAGTATTCAATGCAGACATTCCTGAGTCGGACCGCAAAGCCCATACGGCAATTCAATTGAAGCTTAATGCTGATGGTACTATGGCTATTGATGAAGAGACCATGGTTGTTGACAGGCACAAAAATGCtagtattgaaaatgattaTAAGGAAAAAGTTGATGAGAATCCATTCGCCAACCTTTATAATTATGGTTCATATGGTAGGAATTCTTATACAGACCCTTGGACTGTGGAAGAGATGATAAAATTCTATAAATCACTATCTATGTGGGGGACAGATTTCAATTTAATATCGCAATTATATCCTTATAGGTCAAGAAGACAAGTAAAGGCTAAGTTTGTTAAcgaagagaaaaaacatCCTATACTGATTGAATTAGCTCTTCGGTCTAAATTACCTCCAAATTTCGACGAGTATTGTTACGAAACAAAAAGGGACATTGACACGGTAGCAAATTTCAACGAGAAATTAGTTGAATTACAGAATGAACATGAACAACATATGAAGGAAATCGAAGAAGCCAAAAATACAGCAAAGGAGGAAGATCAAACTACACAAAGGCTAAACGACGCCaatttgaacaagaaaggGTCCGGTGGTATTATGACGAATGACTTGAAAGTTTATAGAAAGACAGAAGTTGTTTTGGGTACAATTGATgacttgaaaagaaagaagcgtcaagaaaaagatgcAAATGGAAACGAGGATAATGAAGGGAGTGGAGCAGAATCTGAAGTCGATTAG
- a CDS encoding putative alanine--tRNA ligase — MTKFMQSTKKKMEIHGVTKTAMVGGLACQRNSFLFDGFKTVVVSCEPKKDKKGKAEGYDIELQDTILFPEGGGQPSDSGLLRIVKGNGDSSTINKSVQVPHISRSGLHAKHHVKEPIEPGTTVEIVVDAVKRMDYMQQHTGQHLLSAIIERKYQLKTISWSMGGLITEKKSTLEPNDYFNYIEINRKLTEGQITEISDEINQFITKSPQEITVVERISSGVDEVDTSKIPDDYDLSKGILRTIQIGVIDSNPCCGTHLESTSQIGSILILPNQTTVRGSNSKVYFMCGKRVADYANSANKTLSNSKSLLSCSESQVPEKIEMQGKKLQQSNKREQYWIKKLAHIASEELRSSLKASGKRRAYFMEEEFGTLELLLQIFKGISTHLNGEFEAYEIILCGYERQTNTGSLLILSESGEKISSLASKLGSMLQNLKGGGGKKGGKWQGKITSISNAELAALTDYLTHEFIAH; from the coding sequence ATGACTAAGTTCATGCAatcaaccaaaaaaaaaatggaaatcCATGGAGTCACTAAAACCGCCATGGTCGGCGGTTTGGCATGTCAAAGGaactcttttctttttgacgGGTTCAAAACGGTGGTTGTATCCTGCgaaccaaagaaagataaaaaaggCAAGGCCGAAGGTTATGACATCGAATTACAAGACACCATTTTGTTTCCTGAGGGAGGAGGTCAACCGAGCGATTCAGGCTTGTTGAGAATTGTAAAGGGAAACGGTGATTCATCGACAATCAACAAAAGTGTACAGGTTCCACATATTTCTCGTTCAGGTTTACATGCAAAACATCACGTCAAGGAGCCCATTGAGCCTGGTACAACGGTGGAAATAGTAGTAGATGCAGTAAAGAGAATGGATTACATGCAGCAACACACTGGTCAGCATTTGTTAAGTGCTATTATTGAACGCAAATATCAACTAAAGACAATATCTTGGTCAATGGGTGGTCTTATTACTGAGAAAAAGTCAACATTAGAACCCAATGACTATTTCAACTATATCGAGATAAACAGAAAATTAACAGAAGGCCAAATAACAGAAATATCTGATGAGATCAACCAGTTTATTACTAAATCACCTCAAGAAATTACTGTGGTGGAAAGAATTAGTAGCGGCGTAGATGAAGTTGATACATCCAAAATACCCGACGATTATGACCTGTCGAAAGGTATACTACGCACAATTCAGATTGGTGTCATTGATTCTAATCCATGCTGCGGAACGCATTTAGAATCTACTTCTCAGATTGGTTCCATTCTAATTCTTCCCAACCAGACAACCGTGAGAGGCTCGAACTCAAAGGTTTATTTCATGTGCGGAAAACGAGTGGCTGACTATGCAAACTCAGCTAATAAAACTTTGTCAAACTCCAAAAGTTTACTAAGCTGTTCTGAATCTCAAGTTCCAGAAAAGATAGAAATGCAGGGCAAAAAATTGCAAcaatcaaacaaaagagaGCAATACTggataaagaaattggcACACATAGCGTCTGAGGAGTTGAGAAGTTCACTGAAAGCTAGTgggaaaagaagagcttATTTtatggaagaagaattcgGTACATTAGAACTCTTGttgcaaatttttaaaGGGATATCTACTCATTTAAATGGGGAATTTGAAGCCTACGAGATCATTTTATGTGGTTATGAAAGGCAAACCAATACGGGTTCGTTGTTAATTCTTTCTGAATCTGGTGagaaaatttcttctttggctaGCAAGCTGGGTTCAATGCTACAAAACCTGAAAGGCGGTGGTGGTAAGAAAGGCGGTAAATGGCAAGGTAAAATCACGTCCATTTCAAATGCTGAATTGGCTGCCCTAACCGATTATTTGACTCATGAATTCATAGCCCATTGA